The Plasmodium relictum strain SGS1 genome assembly, chromosome: 2 genome segment tagtaatgccttttattaaaaattttacttatatatatttttaagtaattctttttttttaatataaaattttttcatttgatcCTTGCTGATTAGTAAatcataaatttatataatttttttttttattttatactaataatactttatatcaatgtttttaaataatattatttttaatatgttcATTATACTTATAATGACAAATGAAAAGTCTTaattttatacattttattcatttatagacgtatttaaatattttttaacttGCATATTTagtcttttttatttatatatttattcttattttattttttatttcttttttttttttttttttttgtttctacATACATGTGATTAGATGATATAtagtaaattaaaattataattattttaaaatactaTTTTTATACTACTTTCATATAGTAAAtagtaaattattaatttacttTAATTCATTAcaatttctcttttttttttttcttttttttttttgtgtaattaaaaatactGTAAACTTTGTTGATACcgttttctttaaaaatcaagtaattcttttaaataaatagcTTTTTTTATGAGAATgtgtaaataataaaaaaaaaaaaataaataataaaaaaaaaataatattaataaaagaaaataattataattaaaatttattcaaaGCCTCTTCTATCATAAGCTCTTCCTCTTCCCATTGGTTGTCTGAAATCTCTTGTAATTTCTTCATCAATTTTTGGAGCTCTATTGACtgttttttttgataaagtTGCAGGAAATATAGATGGAggtaaatgtaaaaattctCTTAAATATTCAattccttaaaaaaaattatagaataAAATCATAATATATAAAGGTGATTTAAAATTAGTGAAATATATTAgtgaataaaatatttataatgaataccttcattatttaatataaaatattggTGCTTCcagttatatttttcttcaacATAGTTTCTGCTCTTCAATGATTTTAATG includes the following:
- a CDS encoding 40S ribosomal protein S10, putative; the protein is MEKKILPHHKYSYIPKQNKKFIYEYLFKEGVIVVEKDAKIPRHPHLNIPNLHIMMTLKSLKSRNYVEEKYNWKHQYFILNNEGIEYLREFLHLPPSIFPATLSKKTVNRAPKIDEEITRDFRQPMGRGRAYDRRGFE